The following are from one region of the Geoalkalibacter subterraneus genome:
- a CDS encoding MauE/DoxX family redox-associated membrane protein yields MMRSGVGRWLYRLARWGLGAVFIYAGALKISEPEVFAVLIGAYGLLPEFLLLPMAVFLASLEIVAGFGLLFDLRGSLAAVTGMLLLFIAVLSYGLWMGLDVDCGCFGPDDPEAEAFHGLKTSLYRDLVMMVGVVFIYGWRRFAGIVPVSIGAVILTKRRKSR; encoded by the coding sequence ATGATGAGATCTGGTGTGGGGCGTTGGCTCTACCGGCTTGCACGCTGGGGGCTTGGCGCTGTTTTTATTTATGCGGGGGCTCTGAAAATTTCAGAGCCCGAGGTTTTTGCTGTTCTGATCGGAGCCTATGGCCTGCTGCCGGAATTTCTGCTTCTGCCGATGGCTGTTTTTCTGGCTTCCCTGGAGATAGTCGCCGGTTTTGGTCTGTTGTTCGATCTGCGCGGAAGTCTTGCGGCGGTCACCGGAATGCTGCTTTTGTTCATCGCCGTGCTTTCCTACGGGCTGTGGATGGGGCTCGATGTCGATTGCGGCTGCTTTGGTCCGGATGACCCGGAAGCCGAGGCTTTCCATGGCCTGAAGACATCTCTTTACCGCGATCTGGTGATGATGGTTGGTGTTGTTTTTATCTATGGGTGGCGTCGGTTCGCCGGTATCGTGCCGGTATCGATCGGCGCCGTAATTTTAACAAAGAGGAGAAAATCAAGATGA
- a CDS encoding rhodanese-like domain-containing protein has product MKGIKAFSFLAVGVFLLVGFSNPSEAFWDNKFEQEVTKEAEAVKLVREVQRGGYDVVTTDELKAWIDSGKDILIVDTMPYEDSYKKQHIPGAVQFLFPIPDMEEWDTAETNGRTPDDFLELLGDDKDRTIVVYCGFVKCTRSHNGAAWAVNLGYNNVYRHPGGVFAWKGAGYPLDKAE; this is encoded by the coding sequence ATGAAGGGAATTAAAGCCTTTTCTTTCCTGGCGGTTGGAGTCTTTCTTCTGGTGGGATTTTCAAACCCGTCTGAGGCTTTCTGGGACAACAAATTCGAGCAGGAAGTCACGAAGGAGGCGGAAGCCGTCAAGCTGGTGCGCGAGGTGCAGCGCGGCGGTTATGATGTTGTGACCACTGATGAACTCAAGGCCTGGATCGATTCAGGGAAGGATATTTTGATTGTCGATACCATGCCCTACGAGGACAGCTACAAAAAGCAGCATATCCCGGGTGCGGTGCAGTTTCTCTTCCCCATTCCGGATATGGAAGAATGGGATACGGCTGAAACGAATGGCCGGACTCCCGACGATTTTCTGGAGTTGCTGGGTGATGACAAGGACAGGACAATCGTTGTTTACTGCGGTTTTGTCAAATGCACCCGCAGCCACAATGGGGCAGCCTGGGCTGTCAATCTCGGTTACAACAACGTCTATCGTCATCCCGGCGGAGTCTTTGCCTGGAAAGGCGCGGGGTATCCTTTGGACAAAGCCGAATAA